The uncultured Desulfobulbus sp. genome window below encodes:
- a CDS encoding PKD domain-containing protein yields MKHWIIRKHSFLGRSQRVFLCLLFFILLLDCAVVQSGQIKENSKKTITAALVLLLGEDVDLPVIKISCPANNSTIKTRNPSISFSYAAGTFDIDFLSLIVKINDVDITSLFNVSATQATAIITNPLPAGSNTLSVSLKDEDGNVVSKTSIFTVDVFKVNIIASPDEGSTPLEVLFQPQIVGWRSPYSYQWDIDGDGSVDDTRMSFTHIYSDSGSHHVSLQVEDSRGETATADTTIKVVTPPTVIAAAEPISGTAPLEVSFSATVDEADGSIVLYEWDYDGDGTYDFASQSTASTSHTYSASGSYTSILRVTDNTGATAIDSIEISIGIVPEASAEASPQAGTAPLEVEFSGSATDGDGSVVLYEWDFDGDGVYDYSSSSTGSVSHNYSSSGIFNATLRITDNDGLKDTDSVLISVSGAPTSLPGAYPRTGDRPLTVTFFSDGKDLDGSPEYYDWDFDGDGTRDSRLIASMNTTYTYEQAGTYNAELTVIDDDGLSTSATITIVVTEPSTVSGTPYVNAVAFPSNGAVPLEVLLSATASDADGSVAKYEWDFQNDGIYDFTELVNPVSSIGEIIDVGSYSSPYIVDIDNDGDPDIFVGANSGTINFLRNDGSADQPVWTNTGTINDSEGNTVDAGSYSSPAVIDLDNDGDLDLVIGESGGRIYFYQNDGDESVPVWTAVDYLKDSSGTTIDVGYYSCPSLADIDNDGDLDLFVGHSGGTLMFYRNDGTSSSPVWTEVGLIEDVEASQINVGSYSYPNFFDKDKDGDLDLIVGMSDGRTVMIENTGSSSVATWASFSYLQNEDGIDLDIGSWSRPATIDINSETTLIIGESNGRLILYKNTDETNLVFTLEQLYLGYVGAASYGVLALADIDNDSDKDLFIGDSDGTIYFYRNSGTQGAPVWTGEGLLRDDTGTIIDVGSHATLTFADTDGDNDLDLYVGEDSGHVYLYRNDGSPISSGFISIGAITDSEGTVIDVGYCSYPAFADIDNDGDYDLFVGDSYGRVYLYRNTNDGSSSIWSAENYLHDSSGNAIDVGSYSTPCFVDSDNDGDMDLFIGNSYGAIIPYKNTGNVSSAIWSEEDPLQDSSATQIDVGSYSTIAIDDIDLDGDLDYLISNSSGIIYVYKNVGNVLHSYTSIGSYTATLQVTDNDGNTATDAVLISVKGPGIPTATAHATPLSGNVPLKVNFTGSGYDPNGSIVLYEWDFDGDGAFDYSSTVSGDTTHTYETSGTFDATFKVTDNEGNFSSEVIPISSNFVISTTREEIFNPVDGATAHISFTIAGEANVTSQIIDSDGNVVKTLVDNEQRTTGTYNDNWDGTGTDGDIVKDGVYYFYIECEQDGVITVYDLREDATYQEITPSRSWPSSFSPYEDDVVEVSYTIDTPSVVSLYFWKRDYDREESSIAPVRTLFIRDPRAAGTYTEVWDGVDDNGVVVGSWDGGYPITLWVYELPESAIIVTGNTPVINNVDAEPNYFTPVYNPYAQDSDNYTSVSFELSKASTVTSCVRNENGVIVKTITRNNLPAGQNTILWDGKDFDGNLVKGGSYSISLKAIDSSSNQSLTRYATVYIHY; encoded by the coding sequence ATGAAGCATTGGATAATTAGAAAACATAGTTTTTTAGGACGATCTCAGCGAGTATTTCTCTGCTTGCTATTTTTTATCCTTCTTCTCGATTGTGCTGTGGTGCAATCAGGGCAGATTAAAGAAAACTCAAAAAAAACGATCACTGCTGCTTTAGTGCTATTATTGGGAGAGGATGTAGATCTTCCTGTTATCAAAATATCTTGCCCTGCCAATAATTCAACTATTAAAACAAGAAATCCCTCAATAAGTTTTTCTTATGCAGCCGGCACCTTTGACATTGATTTTTTATCTCTAATTGTAAAAATCAACGATGTTGATATTACTTCTTTGTTTAATGTTTCAGCAACACAAGCAACTGCAATAATTACAAATCCATTGCCAGCTGGATCCAACACTCTGTCTGTATCGCTTAAAGACGAAGATGGAAATGTAGTATCAAAAACGTCAATATTTACTGTTGATGTTTTTAAAGTAAATATAATAGCTTCTCCTGATGAGGGGAGTACTCCTTTAGAGGTATTATTTCAACCCCAGATTGTGGGGTGGCGATCCCCTTACAGTTATCAATGGGACATCGATGGGGATGGAAGTGTTGACGATACACGAATGTCATTTACACATATTTATAGCGACTCAGGATCCCATCATGTTTCCTTACAGGTTGAGGATAGTAGAGGGGAAACTGCCACAGCAGATACGACGATTAAAGTCGTTACCCCCCCCACTGTCATTGCTGCAGCAGAACCAATTTCCGGGACCGCACCACTAGAGGTCTCTTTTTCCGCAACGGTGGACGAAGCCGATGGCTCGATTGTCCTATATGAATGGGATTATGATGGTGACGGCACATACGACTTTGCCAGTCAATCTACCGCTTCAACGTCTCATACTTATAGCGCTTCAGGTAGCTATACTTCCATTCTGCGTGTGACAGATAATACCGGGGCGACTGCAATAGATTCAATTGAAATCTCGATTGGCATTGTCCCGGAGGCATCTGCCGAAGCCTCACCACAAGCTGGCACAGCTCCATTGGAAGTTGAATTCTCTGGCAGCGCAACTGATGGTGATGGTAGCGTAGTCTTGTATGAATGGGACTTTGATGGCGATGGTGTTTATGATTACAGTAGTTCATCAACAGGAAGCGTTTCTCACAACTACTCTTCTTCTGGTATTTTCAACGCCACCTTAAGAATTACAGATAATGATGGGTTAAAAGATACTGACTCAGTTCTTATCTCCGTATCAGGGGCTCCAACCTCCTTGCCAGGTGCATATCCTAGGACCGGCGACAGGCCGCTTACCGTTACATTTTTTTCAGATGGGAAAGATCTGGATGGGAGCCCGGAATATTATGACTGGGATTTTGATGGTGATGGAACACGCGATAGTCGTCTCATCGCATCAATGAATACTACATATACATACGAGCAAGCAGGAACATACAATGCTGAATTAACTGTAATTGATGATGATGGCTTGAGTACTTCTGCCACAATTACGATTGTTGTTACTGAACCCTCTACAGTATCAGGAACACCATATGTAAATGCTGTAGCTTTCCCGTCAAATGGGGCGGTTCCTCTAGAAGTCCTGCTTTCTGCCACGGCTTCTGATGCGGACGGCAGTGTTGCTAAATATGAATGGGATTTTCAAAATGACGGGATTTACGATTTCACAGAATTGGTAAATCCAGTTTCCTCTATCGGAGAAATTATAGATGTTGGATCTTATAGCAGTCCATATATTGTAGATATCGATAACGATGGAGATCCAGACATTTTTGTTGGAGCAAATTCTGGAACAATCAACTTCCTCCGAAATGATGGGAGCGCTGATCAGCCTGTTTGGACCAATACAGGAACAATAAATGATTCTGAAGGTAACACTGTCGATGCAGGATCATATAGTAGTCCTGCTGTGATCGACTTGGACAACGACGGTGACCTGGATCTCGTGATCGGAGAAAGTGGAGGACGAATTTACTTCTACCAGAATGATGGGGATGAAAGCGTACCCGTCTGGACTGCGGTTGATTATCTGAAAGATAGCAGCGGTACGACTATTGATGTTGGATATTACTCTTGTCCCTCGTTAGCAGATATCGATAATGACGGTGACCTGGATCTTTTTGTCGGACACAGTGGTGGCACACTCATGTTTTATAGAAATGATGGTACATCATCTTCTCCTGTATGGACGGAAGTGGGATTGATCGAGGATGTTGAGGCATCTCAAATCAACGTTGGATCCTACAGCTATCCGAACTTTTTTGATAAAGACAAAGATGGAGATCTGGATCTAATTGTAGGAATGTCAGACGGACGTACAGTAATGATTGAAAATACCGGCAGTAGCAGTGTCGCAACCTGGGCTTCGTTCTCTTATCTGCAAAATGAGGATGGAATAGATCTGGATATTGGCTCGTGGTCCAGGCCTGCAACTATCGACATAAATTCTGAGACAACATTGATTATAGGTGAATCAAACGGACGCTTAATTCTTTATAAAAACACAGATGAAACGAACCTTGTTTTCACACTTGAGCAGCTCTACCTCGGATATGTCGGTGCAGCTAGTTATGGGGTATTGGCCCTTGCAGATATTGATAACGACTCCGATAAAGATTTATTCATTGGAGACTCTGACGGGACTATATATTTCTACCGGAACTCAGGCACACAAGGTGCTCCTGTCTGGACTGGAGAAGGACTTTTAAGGGATGATACAGGGACGATAATTGACGTAGGATCACATGCAACATTGACGTTTGCGGATACCGACGGGGACAATGACCTTGATCTCTATGTGGGAGAGGACTCTGGCCATGTCTATCTCTATCGAAATGACGGGAGCCCTATTTCTTCTGGTTTTATCAGTATAGGCGCTATAACGGATTCTGAGGGCACCGTGATTGATGTCGGATACTGCAGTTATCCAGCTTTTGCTGATATTGATAATGACGGAGACTACGACCTGTTTGTGGGCGATTCTTACGGCCGAGTATATCTTTATCGGAACACAAACGACGGTAGCTCTTCAATATGGTCTGCTGAAAACTATCTCCATGACTCGTCTGGCAATGCCATTGATGTCGGTTCATACAGCACACCCTGCTTCGTCGATTCCGACAATGATGGAGACATGGATCTTTTTATTGGCAACAGTTACGGAGCAATCATCCCTTACAAAAATACAGGAAACGTATCAAGTGCAATATGGTCCGAGGAAGACCCATTGCAGGACTCCTCAGCTACCCAAATCGATGTCGGTTCTTACAGTACAATTGCAATTGATGACATAGATTTGGATGGTGACCTAGATTATTTAATATCTAACAGTTCAGGAATCATATACGTCTATAAGAATGTCGGAAATGTATTGCACTCTTACACGAGCATAGGCAGTTATACCGCAACGCTGCAGGTAACTGATAATGATGGTAATACTGCTACGGATGCCGTCCTTATCTCTGTAAAAGGCCCAGGGATCCCTACAGCTACTGCCCACGCCACACCACTTTCAGGAAACGTCCCGCTCAAGGTGAATTTTACTGGTTCAGGTTATGATCCTAATGGTAGCATTGTCCTTTATGAATGGGACTTTGATGGGGATGGAGCTTTCGACTATTCCAGCACAGTTTCTGGAGACACCACTCACACATATGAAACTTCAGGTACTTTTGATGCAACATTCAAAGTAACTGATAATGAAGGAAATTTTTCTTCTGAGGTTATCCCCATTAGCAGTAATTTTGTTATCTCAACTACAAGGGAAGAAATCTTTAATCCGGTAGATGGAGCAACGGCTCATATTAGTTTCACAATTGCTGGTGAAGCAAATGTTACAAGTCAAATAATAGATTCCGATGGTAATGTAGTAAAAACTTTGGTTGATAATGAGCAACGGACGACTGGTACATACAATGATAATTGGGATGGAACCGGTACAGACGGCGACATTGTTAAAGATGGGGTGTATTATTTCTATATAGAATGCGAGCAAGACGGAGTTATTACGGTCTACGACCTCAGGGAAGACGCCACCTATCAGGAAATAACACCCTCCCGCTCCTGGCCCAGTTCATTCTCCCCCTACGAAGATGATGTCGTTGAAGTAAGTTATACCATAGACACCCCTTCGGTTGTCAGTCTGTATTTCTGGAAACGGGACTACGACAGGGAAGAATCTTCAATCGCCCCGGTTCGCACACTGTTCATCCGCGATCCAAGAGCTGCAGGAACCTACACTGAAGTGTGGGATGGGGTCGATGACAACGGGGTTGTCGTCGGTTCATGGGATGGAGGGTATCCCATAACACTCTGGGTTTATGAATTGCCGGAAAGTGCCATTATAGTGACAGGTAATACGCCTGTTATCAACAATGTAGATGCTGAGCCGAACTACTTCACGCCTGTGTACAATCCGTACGCCCAGGATTCGGATAACTACACATCGGTTTCTTTTGAACTCTCAAAAGCATCCACTGTCACCTCCTGTGTCAGGAATGAAAATGGCGTGATTGTTAAAACGATAACAAGAAACAACCTGCCCGCCGGTCAGAATACAATTCTCTGGGACGGCAAGGACTTTGACGGCAATCTGGTGAAAGGCGGTTCCTACAGTATATCGCTCAAAGCCATAGACTCCAGCAGCAACCAGTCTCTAACGCGTTATGCCACTGTCTATATACACTACTAA
- a CDS encoding stomatin-like protein: MMDSFLVGVLALVGFVVIILLKTAVVVSQQYEYVIERLGKYRTTLEAGFHLLVPFLDKVAYKRSLKEESIDIPAQTCITADNVTMEIDGCLYMQVINSRLSAYGIENYHYAVTQLAQTSLRSAIGKINLDNTFEARETLNQQVVQALDEASQNWGVKVLRYEIKDIQPPRSVLDAMEKQMRAEREKRAEIAKSEGERQAMINRAEGARAEAIARSEGEKMRRINEAEGQAQEILKVAEATGEGIRRVAESLSSPGGQDAANLDVAKKYIDQFGKLAKEGNTMILPANLTDVASVVATALTTLERTKTVPKGPDAT, encoded by the coding sequence ATGATGGATAGTTTTCTGGTTGGAGTATTAGCGCTTGTAGGCTTTGTCGTTATTATCTTGCTGAAGACCGCGGTGGTGGTCTCTCAGCAGTATGAATATGTCATTGAGCGGTTGGGAAAATATAGAACAACCCTTGAGGCGGGATTTCATCTCCTGGTCCCTTTTTTGGATAAGGTTGCCTATAAAAGGAGTTTGAAAGAGGAATCCATTGATATTCCCGCCCAGACTTGCATAACCGCAGATAACGTCACCATGGAAATTGATGGCTGCCTCTATATGCAGGTGATTAACTCGCGGTTGTCTGCCTATGGTATTGAAAATTATCATTATGCGGTGACCCAGCTGGCACAGACAAGTCTGCGCTCAGCCATCGGCAAGATCAACCTGGACAATACCTTTGAGGCCCGTGAAACGCTGAATCAGCAGGTCGTGCAAGCCCTTGATGAGGCCTCGCAAAACTGGGGGGTCAAGGTGCTGCGGTATGAAATCAAGGATATCCAGCCTCCACGGAGTGTACTGGATGCGATGGAAAAACAGATGAGGGCTGAGCGAGAGAAACGGGCTGAGATCGCCAAGTCAGAAGGCGAACGCCAGGCAATGATTAACCGGGCAGAAGGTGCGCGTGCAGAGGCAATTGCCCGTTCAGAGGGTGAAAAGATGCGGCGCATCAATGAGGCAGAAGGTCAGGCCCAGGAGATATTGAAAGTTGCCGAAGCAACCGGTGAGGGAATTCGTCGTGTGGCGGAGTCCTTAAGCTCCCCCGGTGGACAAGATGCAGCTAATCTGGATGTAGCGAAAAAGTATATCGATCAGTTTGGAAAACTGGCCAAAGAGGGCAATACCATGATCTTGCCAGCCAACCTGACCGATGTTGCCTCCGTGGTTGCTACGGCTCTGACCACCCTGGAGCGAACCAAAACTGTACCAAAAGGACCAGACGCCACGTAA
- a CDS encoding IS66 family transposase, which translates to MGTVNKIRVREEVDLLKQEFEQLCSDGKVSSEIRVLFNSLLVVVELILSIFLEKTTRKGNKNSSIPSSQTEKDETATKHCTATGRGKQVNGRVGNTRVKESVTTAQVEVCDICGMVLDSVACQGHERRTKIDIVFEKVVEHIDAEIKQCPNCEATVKGRFPEDMPGKLQYGNGLKAFAIHLVISQMVALNRVQKQIAAMIGSVISEASLLKFVLRLYQSLEAWESRAIDRLLQAPSLHVDETSFRVEGKNHWIHVYSSGETTLKVLHRKRGKEAIEGLNIIPRYGGVIIHDCWASYLSYDHCGHGLCGSHLLRELTFVVDSNQYRWARNLKAVLQQTCRTVAQRPEKCLTEREYANLQKRYRNILTRGSKELPKIPPKPQGKRGRIAKSDAHNLWERLQKHEAAVLLFAKEPHVPFTNNRAERDLRMAKVKQKISGCFRRKQYAQAYCRISSYLQTMASQGINPLVAIQLALAGTLPDAEE; encoded by the coding sequence ATGGGAACAGTAAATAAAATAAGGGTTCGCGAAGAAGTCGATCTCCTCAAACAGGAATTTGAACAGCTTTGTTCCGACGGTAAAGTCTCCTCTGAGATACGGGTCCTGTTCAACAGTCTGTTGGTTGTCGTCGAGTTGATACTCTCTATCTTTCTTGAGAAGACAACGCGCAAGGGAAACAAAAACTCGAGCATTCCTTCTTCGCAAACCGAGAAAGACGAAACTGCGACCAAGCACTGCACCGCTACCGGCAGGGGGAAACAAGTCAATGGGCGGGTTGGTAATACACGCGTCAAAGAATCGGTCACCACTGCTCAGGTCGAGGTGTGTGATATCTGCGGAATGGTGCTGGATAGCGTTGCATGCCAGGGGCATGAACGTCGGACAAAAATCGACATCGTTTTTGAAAAAGTTGTCGAGCACATTGACGCAGAAATAAAGCAATGCCCCAATTGTGAAGCAACAGTCAAGGGGCGTTTTCCTGAGGATATGCCGGGCAAGCTGCAGTACGGCAATGGGCTTAAAGCGTTTGCCATTCATTTGGTTATCAGCCAGATGGTCGCTTTAAACCGGGTTCAAAAACAGATAGCAGCCATGATCGGTAGCGTAATCTCCGAGGCCAGCCTGCTCAAATTTGTTTTGCGCTTGTACCAATCACTCGAAGCATGGGAATCCAGAGCTATTGATAGGCTGCTGCAGGCTCCATCCCTGCATGTGGATGAAACCTCGTTTCGGGTTGAAGGGAAGAATCACTGGATTCACGTCTATTCTTCCGGCGAAACAACCCTGAAAGTACTGCATCGAAAGCGGGGCAAGGAGGCAATCGAAGGATTGAATATCATCCCTCGGTATGGCGGGGTGATCATCCATGATTGCTGGGCATCATATTTATCCTACGACCATTGCGGTCACGGACTTTGCGGCTCGCACCTTTTACGAGAGTTGACGTTTGTCGTTGACTCTAACCAATACCGGTGGGCCCGCAATCTAAAAGCGGTGCTCCAGCAAACGTGTCGTACGGTGGCTCAACGTCCGGAAAAATGTCTTACCGAACGGGAGTATGCCAACCTGCAGAAGCGCTACCGTAATATCCTTACGCGTGGCAGCAAGGAGTTGCCCAAGATCCCTCCGAAACCACAAGGGAAGCGCGGCAGGATAGCCAAATCCGATGCGCACAATCTTTGGGAGCGATTACAAAAGCATGAGGCGGCAGTCTTGCTTTTTGCCAAAGAACCACATGTACCGTTCACCAACAACAGAGCGGAAAGGGATCTTCGCATGGCTAAGGTAAAACAGAAAATATCCGGTTGTTTTCGACGTAAACAATATGCCCAGGCTTACTGTAGGATTTCAAGCTACCTGCAGACCATGGCAAGCCAGGGGATCAATCCTCTTGTCGCTATCCAGTTGGCACTGGCAGGAACTCTGCCTGATGCCGAAGAATAG
- a CDS encoding L,D-transpeptidase family protein, with protein MLSSSPAGRCTHSLLVALLTLLFSFPLALLVQAEENEPAPPDESLTVNVLPEQQLIQQRLEQAYYGPQKSAEEPPLYATAYLLDLYRKNNFAPLWTNQDNITQLLSAIINAREEGFIPDDYHLKTISRYYFDPKEMGSTAQRVQNDLLLSDAFILLGQHKRYGKVDPSQVDEKHNLESTAPRLSPVDGSLKALQTGTVRAFLDQLSPHHQAYVALKEALSTYKGIAGRGGWPQIPAAGSLRPGMQDNRVPLIQERLSMTGDYIDIPDTGSTLYDGALVTAVKSFQKRHHLGVDGVIGPKTLIAMNITVEQRIKQLRVNLERTRWIIHDLPSSNLIVDIAGFMLQYYHNNQQVWTSKVMVGKPYHQTPIFRSAITYLVLNPTWTIPPDIIKNETIHSIIKDPEFLAKDNLRVLDYEGNQIDPETIDWEGYKGKYLPYMIRQTPGSYNALGRIKFMFPNPYHVYLHDTPSKSLFGRTRRAFSHGCIRVQNPLDLGSLILTNDIGNPTTPERMNKILASGKTTTIMLKQPLPIYLMYLTSNVSEGKVMFKTDLYNRDESILKALNSPPLPLKLTTQVPEAKKQPKNQQTGISKSLQLVQSKQQETDSSYAQDTL; from the coding sequence ATGTTGTCGTCAAGTCCCGCAGGACGCTGTACTCATTCCCTACTGGTTGCGCTGCTCACCCTCTTGTTCTCTTTTCCGCTTGCTCTACTCGTGCAAGCTGAGGAAAACGAACCGGCTCCCCCCGACGAAAGCCTGACTGTAAACGTCCTGCCTGAACAGCAGCTGATTCAGCAACGCCTGGAACAGGCCTACTATGGTCCCCAAAAAAGTGCGGAAGAACCACCACTCTACGCAACGGCCTATCTGCTTGATCTGTATAGAAAAAATAATTTCGCCCCTCTGTGGACCAATCAGGACAATATCACCCAATTACTCTCTGCCATTATCAATGCACGGGAAGAAGGGTTCATTCCTGACGACTATCATCTCAAAACAATCAGCCGTTATTATTTCGATCCCAAGGAGATGGGCTCAACAGCTCAGCGCGTCCAGAACGACCTGCTCCTTTCAGACGCCTTCATTCTTCTGGGCCAACACAAACGCTACGGTAAAGTCGATCCCAGCCAGGTCGATGAAAAACATAACCTCGAATCGACCGCACCTCGGCTCTCCCCAGTGGACGGAAGCCTCAAGGCACTACAAACCGGGACAGTGCGCGCCTTTCTTGATCAACTCTCCCCGCATCACCAGGCCTATGTAGCCCTGAAAGAAGCGCTTAGTACCTATAAAGGAATTGCCGGACGTGGTGGCTGGCCCCAGATCCCTGCCGCCGGCTCCCTTCGCCCTGGAATGCAGGACAATCGTGTGCCCCTGATCCAGGAGCGGTTGAGCATGACCGGCGATTACATCGATATTCCCGACACTGGCAGCACCCTCTACGATGGGGCGCTGGTCACAGCTGTGAAATCGTTTCAGAAACGGCATCACCTGGGAGTCGATGGTGTCATCGGCCCCAAAACTCTGATCGCGATGAATATTACCGTTGAACAACGGATTAAACAGCTTCGCGTCAACCTGGAGCGAACACGCTGGATTATCCACGATCTGCCCAGCTCCAACCTGATTGTTGATATCGCCGGTTTTATGTTGCAGTACTATCACAACAATCAACAGGTCTGGACCAGCAAGGTCATGGTCGGGAAGCCCTACCACCAGACGCCAATCTTTCGCTCGGCCATTACCTACCTGGTACTCAACCCGACCTGGACCATTCCGCCGGATATCATTAAAAATGAGACCATCCACAGCATTATCAAAGACCCTGAATTCCTGGCTAAAGACAATCTTCGGGTCCTGGACTATGAAGGCAATCAGATTGATCCGGAAACAATCGACTGGGAAGGATACAAGGGGAAATATCTGCCCTATATGATTCGCCAGACACCAGGCTCCTATAACGCACTGGGCCGAATAAAATTCATGTTTCCCAACCCCTATCACGTCTACCTGCATGATACACCGTCAAAAAGCCTTTTTGGTAGGACACGTCGTGCCTTTAGCCACGGCTGCATTCGCGTACAGAACCCGCTTGATCTTGGCAGCCTGATCCTGACCAACGATATAGGCAACCCCACCACGCCGGAGAGGATGAATAAAATTCTAGCCTCAGGCAAAACCACAACCATCATGCTCAAACAGCCTTTGCCCATCTATCTGATGTACCTGACCTCCAATGTCAGTGAGGGAAAGGTGATGTTCAAAACAGATCTGTACAACCGCGACGAAAGCATCCTCAAAGCCTTAAAC
- a CDS encoding NfeD family protein: MVFADVSPVLVWFLSGVAFLGLELLLPGLIVFFFGLGAWCAAFALYFIPMNLASQLLVFLGASLLCLLLLRSTLKKVFLGRTLDQDGMDTSLSLQGTAEVIEDIVPPALGKVKYSGTFWQASSHSPLPKGTVVRILEKQNLTLVVGPADTQGEA; this comes from the coding sequence ATGGTGTTTGCTGATGTCTCCCCGGTTTTGGTGTGGTTTCTTTCGGGAGTGGCCTTTTTGGGGTTAGAGCTTTTGCTCCCCGGGCTTATTGTTTTTTTCTTTGGTCTGGGGGCCTGGTGCGCTGCCTTTGCTCTCTATTTTATTCCCATGAACCTGGCTTCGCAGTTACTCGTTTTTTTGGGAGCAAGTTTACTCTGCTTGCTGCTGCTGCGTTCCACTTTAAAAAAAGTATTTCTTGGCCGAACCCTGGATCAGGATGGAATGGACACATCCCTGTCTCTGCAAGGTACTGCCGAAGTGATCGAGGATATCGTCCCCCCTGCCTTAGGCAAGGTGAAATATAGCGGTACATTCTGGCAGGCAAGTTCTCATTCACCCCTGCCTAAAGGAACCGTGGTGCGTATACTTGAAAAACAAAATTTAACGCTCGTCGTTGGCCCTGCCGACACACAAGGAGAGGCATGA